A single bacterium HR11 DNA region contains:
- the prmC_2 gene encoding Release factor glutamine methyltransferase, which yields MQARTLIQEALRRVRQQCPNLSTEQVFLRLVRLLADGFRTPPEAVMADLDRDVPPSVEAQFRAAVDRWLGGWPLQYVLGTWGFWDMADLVVPTGVFIPRPETETLVEAVLDLWPDRAWAGAIVDVGTGVGALAIALARAYPRCRVWAVDISLTAVRAARQNAERYGVHDRVHVWCGHWLDATPPRPLWDLVIANPPYMTRREWRQAPPEVRDYEPPAALFHPRGPSYVYTTLGRQAKRRLRPGGVLIVEVGAGQAPRVIQWLSRLGGRCIGQWRDLLGHVRCVAWQWTTGRAP from the coding sequence ATGCAAGCCCGCACCCTGATCCAGGAAGCCCTTCGCCGGGTCCGGCAACAGTGCCCGAACCTCTCGACGGAGCAAGTCTTCCTCCGCCTGGTACGTCTGCTGGCCGACGGCTTCCGCACTCCACCCGAAGCCGTGATGGCCGACCTGGACCGGGACGTCCCCCCGTCGGTCGAGGCCCAATTCCGGGCCGCCGTGGACCGATGGCTGGGCGGATGGCCCCTCCAGTACGTCCTGGGGACCTGGGGCTTTTGGGATATGGCCGACTTGGTCGTCCCGACCGGCGTCTTCATTCCCCGACCGGAGACCGAGACCCTGGTCGAGGCCGTCCTGGACCTGTGGCCCGACCGGGCGTGGGCCGGGGCCATCGTCGACGTCGGGACCGGCGTCGGGGCCCTGGCGATCGCCCTGGCCCGGGCCTACCCGAGATGCCGTGTCTGGGCCGTCGACATATCGCTGACAGCCGTCCGGGCCGCCCGTCAGAATGCAGAACGGTACGGCGTCCACGACCGGGTCCACGTATGGTGCGGACACTGGCTCGATGCCACGCCGCCCCGGCCTTTGTGGGACCTCGTCATCGCCAATCCGCCGTATATGACCCGCCGAGAATGGCGCCAGGCCCCGCCCGAGGTCCGAGACTATGAGCCCCCGGCGGCCCTCTTTCATCCGCGGGGCCCGTCCTACGTGTACACGACCCTGGGCCGGCAGGCGAAACGCCGTCTGCGGCCGGGGGGAGTCCTCATCGTCGAGGTCGGGGCCGGCCAAGCCCCGCGTGTCATTCAGTGGCTGAGTCGTCTGGGAGGACGGTGCATCGGACAGTGGCGAGACCTGCTGGGTCACGTCCGGTGCGTCGCCTGGCAGTGGACGACAGGACGTGCACCGTAG
- the gno gene encoding Gluconate 5-dehydrogenase, whose protein sequence is MHVQALFDLTGQVALVTGGSRGLGRAMAEGLAEAGARVFIVARRREWLDETEQALTARGLACEALAADVGDPSQVETVVRTVLEKAGRVDVLVNAHGVAWGAPSLEMPLERWEWVLRTNLTGTFLTCQAVGRHMIRQGSGSIVNVASVAGWIGMPEDVLAAVGYTASKGGIIALSRDLAVKWAPYGVRVNVIAPGFFETRMTRGVLEQAGDRIRSTIPMGRVGQPEDLKGVAVFLASPAARYVTGHVLVVDGGLTAG, encoded by the coding sequence ATGCACGTGCAGGCGCTCTTTGACCTGACGGGGCAGGTCGCCTTGGTGACGGGCGGCTCCCGGGGCCTCGGACGGGCGATGGCCGAGGGCCTGGCCGAGGCCGGCGCCCGCGTGTTCATCGTGGCCCGGCGGCGAGAATGGCTGGACGAGACCGAGCAGGCCCTGACGGCCCGAGGCCTGGCCTGTGAGGCCCTGGCGGCCGACGTCGGCGACCCGTCTCAGGTCGAGACGGTCGTCCGGACGGTCCTCGAAAAGGCCGGTCGCGTCGACGTCCTGGTGAACGCCCACGGCGTCGCCTGGGGAGCACCCTCCCTGGAGATGCCCCTCGAACGTTGGGAGTGGGTCCTCCGGACGAACCTGACGGGTACGTTCCTGACGTGTCAGGCCGTCGGCCGCCATATGATCCGTCAGGGGTCCGGGAGCATCGTCAACGTGGCGTCCGTGGCCGGCTGGATCGGGATGCCCGAGGACGTCCTGGCCGCCGTCGGCTACACCGCTTCCAAGGGAGGCATCATTGCCTTGAGCCGGGACCTGGCCGTGAAGTGGGCGCCCTACGGCGTGCGGGTGAACGTGATCGCCCCGGGGTTCTTCGAAACGCGGATGACGCGCGGTGTGCTGGAACAAGCCGGCGACCGGATTCGTTCAACGATCCCGATGGGTCGCGTCGGTCAGCCCGAGGACCTGAAGGGGGTCGCCGTGTTTTTGGCCTCGCCGGCGGCCCGGTACGTGACGGGTCACGTTCTTGTCGTTGACGGGGGTCTCACGGCCGGCTAA